One Rissa tridactyla isolate bRisTri1 chromosome 1, bRisTri1.patW.cur.20221130, whole genome shotgun sequence DNA segment encodes these proteins:
- the RPL21 gene encoding 60S ribosomal protein L21 — protein MTNTKGKRRGTRYMFSRPFRKHGVVPLATYMRIYKKGDIVDIKGMGTVQKGMPHKCYHGKTGRVYNVTQHAVGIIVNKQVKGKILAKRINVRIEHIKHSKSRDSFLQRVKENEKKKKEAKEKGIWVQLKRQPAPPREAHFVRTNGKDPELLEPIPYEFMA, from the exons ATGACGAACacaaaggggaagaggagggggacaCGTTATATGTTCTCAAGGCCATTTCGCAAGCATG GCGTTGTCCCTCTGGCTACCTATATGCGCATCTACAAGAAGGGTGATATAGTTGATATCAAG GGTATGGGTACTGTTCAAAAAGGTATGCCCCACAAGTGTTACCACGGCAAGACTGGAAGGGTATATAATGTTACTCAGCACGCTGTGGGCATTATTGTTAACAAGCAGGTTAA GGGCAAGATTCTTGCCAAGAGAATTAATGTGCGTATTGAGCATATTAAACATTCCAAGAGCAGAGACAGCTTTCTGCAGCGTGTGAAggagaatgaaaagaagaaaaaggaagcaaaagaaaaaggcatttgggTTCAACTGAAACGTCag CCTGCTCCACCAAGAGAAGCACACTTTGTGAGAACTAATGGCAAGGAtccagagctgctggagccaATTCCCTATGAATTCATGGCATAA
- the RASL11A gene encoding ras-like protein family member 11A isoform X3, with translation MRAMIVRFLTKRFIGDYEPNTGNLYSRLVHLEGDHVAVQIQDTPGCIQVQEDCVQVLDSLSRCVKWAEGFLLVYSITDYSSYQSVRPLYQHIRKVHPDARTPVIIVGNKSDLLHARQVQAKEGLQLANELGSLFLEISTSDDSQGVCDVFQYLCKEVSKLQHASSTDRRRSSIIPRPKSPNMQDLKRRFKQALSSKVK, from the exons ATGCGTG CCATGATCGTGCGGTTCCTGACGAAGCGGTTCATCGGGGACTACGAGCCCAACAcag GCAACCTCTACTCCAGGCTGGTCCATCTGGAGGGGGACCACGTTGCCGTGCAGATCCAAGACACGCCGGGGTGCATCCAG GTGCAGGAAGATTGCGTGCAGGTGCTGGACTCCCTCTCCCGGTGTGTGAAGTGGGCAGAGGGCTTCCTCCTGGTCTACTCCATCACAGACTACAGCAGCTACCAGTCTGTCCGACCTCTCTACCAGCACATCCGCAAGGTCCACCCAGATGCCAGGACTCCCGTCATTATCGTGGGGAACAAATCAGACCTCCTTCATGCCAGGCAAGTACAGGCGAAAGAGGGACTACAGCTGGCAAATgaactgggcagcctgttcttgGAAATCTCCACAAGTGACGACTCCCAGGGCGTCTGCGATGTCTTCCAGTATCTTTGCAAGGAGGTCAGCAAACTACAGCACGCCAGCAGCACGGACAGGAGGCGGTCGTCCATCATCCCTCGCCCCAAATCTCCCAACATGCAAGATCTAAAGAGACGTTTCAAACAGGCTTTATCTTCCAAAGTCAAATaa
- the RASL11A gene encoding ras-like protein family member 11A isoform X2 — protein sequence MLRGVGNGIARDKRINPFPSSITRVPRREEAMIVRFLTKRFIGDYEPNTGNLYSRLVHLEGDHVAVQIQDTPGCIQVQEDCVQVLDSLSRCVKWAEGFLLVYSITDYSSYQSVRPLYQHIRKVHPDARTPVIIVGNKSDLLHARQVQAKEGLQLANELGSLFLEISTSDDSQGVCDVFQYLCKEVSKLQHASSTDRRRSSIIPRPKSPNMQDLKRRFKQALSSKVK from the exons ATGCTCCGGGGTGTCGGAAATGGAATAGCCCGAGATAAGAGGATaaatcctttcccttcttccatcACCCGAGTCCCTCGCCGCGAGGAGG CCATGATCGTGCGGTTCCTGACGAAGCGGTTCATCGGGGACTACGAGCCCAACAcag GCAACCTCTACTCCAGGCTGGTCCATCTGGAGGGGGACCACGTTGCCGTGCAGATCCAAGACACGCCGGGGTGCATCCAG GTGCAGGAAGATTGCGTGCAGGTGCTGGACTCCCTCTCCCGGTGTGTGAAGTGGGCAGAGGGCTTCCTCCTGGTCTACTCCATCACAGACTACAGCAGCTACCAGTCTGTCCGACCTCTCTACCAGCACATCCGCAAGGTCCACCCAGATGCCAGGACTCCCGTCATTATCGTGGGGAACAAATCAGACCTCCTTCATGCCAGGCAAGTACAGGCGAAAGAGGGACTACAGCTGGCAAATgaactgggcagcctgttcttgGAAATCTCCACAAGTGACGACTCCCAGGGCGTCTGCGATGTCTTCCAGTATCTTTGCAAGGAGGTCAGCAAACTACAGCACGCCAGCAGCACGGACAGGAGGCGGTCGTCCATCATCCCTCGCCCCAAATCTCCCAACATGCAAGATCTAAAGAGACGTTTCAAACAGGCTTTATCTTCCAAAGTCAAATaa
- the RASL11A gene encoding ras-like protein family member 11A isoform X1: protein MRGPSMSQPFLLAPIAECAPGPPGAQVRLAVLGARGVGKSAMIVRFLTKRFIGDYEPNTGNLYSRLVHLEGDHVAVQIQDTPGCIQVQEDCVQVLDSLSRCVKWAEGFLLVYSITDYSSYQSVRPLYQHIRKVHPDARTPVIIVGNKSDLLHARQVQAKEGLQLANELGSLFLEISTSDDSQGVCDVFQYLCKEVSKLQHASSTDRRRSSIIPRPKSPNMQDLKRRFKQALSSKVK from the exons ATGCGCGGGCCGAGCATGTCCCAGCCCTTCCTGCTGGCGCCCATCGCCGAGTGCGCCCCGGGGCCCCCCGGCGCCCAGGTCCGCCTGGCCGTGCTGGGTGCCCGCGGCGTCGGCAAGAGCG CCATGATCGTGCGGTTCCTGACGAAGCGGTTCATCGGGGACTACGAGCCCAACAcag GCAACCTCTACTCCAGGCTGGTCCATCTGGAGGGGGACCACGTTGCCGTGCAGATCCAAGACACGCCGGGGTGCATCCAG GTGCAGGAAGATTGCGTGCAGGTGCTGGACTCCCTCTCCCGGTGTGTGAAGTGGGCAGAGGGCTTCCTCCTGGTCTACTCCATCACAGACTACAGCAGCTACCAGTCTGTCCGACCTCTCTACCAGCACATCCGCAAGGTCCACCCAGATGCCAGGACTCCCGTCATTATCGTGGGGAACAAATCAGACCTCCTTCATGCCAGGCAAGTACAGGCGAAAGAGGGACTACAGCTGGCAAATgaactgggcagcctgttcttgGAAATCTCCACAAGTGACGACTCCCAGGGCGTCTGCGATGTCTTCCAGTATCTTTGCAAGGAGGTCAGCAAACTACAGCACGCCAGCAGCACGGACAGGAGGCGGTCGTCCATCATCCCTCGCCCCAAATCTCCCAACATGCAAGATCTAAAGAGACGTTTCAAACAGGCTTTATCTTCCAAAGTCAAATaa